In Hippocampus zosterae strain Florida chromosome 3, ASM2543408v3, whole genome shotgun sequence, a genomic segment contains:
- the LOC127597468 gene encoding EF-hand calcium-binding domain-containing protein 10 isoform X1, translated as MDDKMATEREKEASAYLEKHKIFDLMKNLTSMLFFYRPDDPKEFLIEKLTQLKQARDSGQKAPSLLSPSNLDAAFGIVDPANERHVSFAQYKQALISLGMKDINEYPDGVNEDKISYDTFITEGMLSLEKCSATYKQP; from the exons ATGGATGACAAGATGGCGACCGAACGAGAGAAAGAAGCTTCTGCATacttggaaaaacacaaaatcttCGATCTCATGAAAAACCTCACCAGCATGCTCTTCTTTTATAGACCCG ATGATCCCAAAGAGTTTCTGATCGAGAAACTCACACAACTAAAACAAGCTCGAGATAGTGGCCAAAAGGCTCCCAGTCTCCTCAGCCCTTCTAACCTGGATGCAGCGTTTGGTATAGTGGACCCAGCCAATGAAAGACATGTCTCGTTTGCACAGTACAAACAGG CTCTCATCTCATTGGGCATGAAAGACATAAATGAGTATCCGGACGGCGTAAACGAAGACAAAATATCGTATGATACTTTCATAACAGAAGG GATGCTTAGCTTGGAGAAATGCTCAGCGACATACAAACAACCTTAA
- the api5 gene encoding apoptosis inhibitor 5, producing MAVTIEDLYRSYGVLADAKDDVSQHKDAYQVILDGVKGGPKEKRLAAQFIPKFFSSFPELSDAAINAQLDLCEDDDVSIRRQAIKELPRFATGDNILKVADILTQLLQTDDTAEFNQVNISLISIFKIDAKGTLGGLFSQILQGEDIVRERAIKFLSTKLKTLPEDVMTKEVEEYVFTETKKVLEDVTGEEFVLLMRLVSNLRVLQTVSGRQQLVELVVEQAFLEQALNPADPDTVDRLLQCTRQALPLFSKNVHSTRFVTYFCEHVLPNLSMLTTPVAELDIQLEVLKLLAEMSPFCGDMDKLETNLNMLFTKLLEYMPLPPEEVENGEQTAGEEPKLQFSYVECLLFSFHQLGKKLPDFLIDKVDAERLKDFKIRLQYFARGLQVYIRQLRVALQGKTGQALKTDENKIKVVALKITNNINVLIKDLFHNPPSFKSAVTLSWKPVQKTEAAAVSLKRPSGDDAGTGVTLKKQMAAQPRRDARQIYNPPSGKYSASLGNLSYEQRGGFKGGRGRGFGTRGNRSRGRIY from the exons ATGGCGGTCACTATCGAGGATCTCTATCGAAGCTACGGGGTCCTTGCTGATGCCAAGGACGACGTCAGCCAG CACAAAGATGCCTACCAAGTCATCTTGGATGGCGTGAAGGGCGGGCCCAAGGAGAAGCGCCTGGCGGCTCAATTCATCCCCAAGTTCTTCAGCAGCTTCCCTGAGTTGTCGGACGCCGCCATCAACGCCCAGCTGGATCTCTGTGAAGATGACGACGTGTCA ATTCGGCGGCAGGCTATCAAAGAACTCCCGCGGTTTGCCACTGGCGACAACATCCTCAAGGTGGCAGATATTCTCACCCAACTACTCCAGACAG aTGATACAGCAGAATTCAACCAAGTGAACATTTCGCTGATTTCCATCTTCAAGATTGACGCGAAAG GCACCCTCGGTGGCCTCTTCTCGCAGATTCTTCAAGGGGAGGACATCGTGCGTGAGCGGGCCATCAAGTTTCTGTCCACCAAGCTCAAGACCTTGCCTGAGGATGTCATGACAAAGGAGGTGGAGGAGTATGTCTTCACAGAGACGAAGAAG GTGTTGGAGGACGTGACTGGTGAGGAGTTTGTGTTACTGATGCGCTTGGTGTCGAACCTGCGCGTGTTGCAGACAGTGAGCGGGCGCCAGCAGCTGGTGGAGCTGGTGGTGGAACAGGCCTTCCTGGAGCAGGCGCTCAACCCAGCCGACCCCGACACTGTGGACCGCCTGCTTCAGTGCACGCGCCAGGCGCTGCCCCTCTTCTCT AAAAATGTCCATTCCACACGTTTTGTGACATACTTTTGTGAACACGTCCTGCCTAACCTCAGCATGCTGACGACTCCTGTGGCCGAGCTCGACATCCAGCTTGAG GTCCTCAAGCTGCTGGCAGAGATGAGTCCTTTCTGTGGTGACATGGACAAACTGGAGACCAACCTCAACATGCTTTTCACCAAGCTGCTG GAGTACATGCCTCTGCCGCCAGAAGAGGTGGAGAACGGCGAGCAGACAGCCGGCGAGGAGCCCAAGCTGCAGTTCAGCTACGTGGAGTGTCTGCTCTTCAGCTTCCACCAGCTGGGCAAAAAACTACCTGACTTCCTCATTGATAAAGTGGACGCTGAGCGCCTCAAAGATTTCAAGATCAG GTTACAGTATTTCGCCAGAGGCCTGCAGGTTTACATCAGACAGCTGCGAGTGGCTCTGCAAGGCAAGACGGGACAAGCGCTTAAGACGGACGAG AACAAGATCAAGGTGGTGGCCCTGAAGATTACAAACAACATCAACGTCCTCATCAAG GATCTTTTCCACAACCCTCCGTCATTTAAGAGCGCCGTCACGCTGTCCTGGAAGCCTGTCCAGAAGACCGAGGCGGCGGCGGTGTC TCTTAAGCGTCCATCCGGTGACGACGCAGGCACGGGCGTTACCCTGAAGAAGCAGATGGCTGCGCAGCCTCGGCGAGACGCTCGGCAAATCTACAACCCACCCAGCGGCAAATACAGCGCATCCCTCGGGAACTTGAGCTACG AGCAGCGCGGCGGCTTCAAGGGCGGACGGGGACGGGGCTTCGGCACCAGAGGCAACAGAAGCCGAGGGCGGATCTACTGA
- the samm50 gene encoding sorting and assembly machinery component 50 homolog A: MGTVHARSLDPLPMQGPELGVHADDIEPPDMDQEPKQEILENKDVVVQRVHIDGLGRTKEDLLSYEISDVFRARNLIDVMKRSHEARQKLLRLGIFRKVEVVIDTSRGEDALPNGLDVTFEVTELRRMTGSYNTMVGNNEGSMVLGMKLPNVFGRAEKLTFQFSYGTKETSYGLSFFKPQVGNFERNITLNAYKVTGQFPWSSLRETDRGVSAELNFPLWKTNQTLKWEGVWRDLGCLARTASFAVREESGHSLKSSLAHAMVIDTRNSSILPRKGGLLKIHQELAGYTGGDASFLKEDFEIQLNKSLFWDSVLSASLWGGLLLPIGDKPTSIADRFYLGGPTSIRGFSMYSMGPQSEGDYLGGEAYWAGGVHLYTPLPFRPGRGGFGDLFRTHFFLNAGNLCNLNYGEGPQAHLKKLAECIRWSYGLGIVLRLGNIARLELNYCIPMGVQSGDRICDGVQFGAGIRFL, translated from the exons ATGGGCACCGTCCACGCCAGG AGCCTGGACCCTCTGCCCATGCAGGGTCCTGAGCTGGGAGTTCACGCTGACGACATTGAGCCTCCTGATATGGACCAGGAACCCAAGCAGGAAATTCTGGAAAACAAGGAT GTGGTGGTCCAGCGGGTGCATATAGACGGGCTCGGGAGGACCAAGGAGGACCTGCTTTCCTATGAGATCTCTGATGTTTTCCGAGCAAGGAATTTAATTGAT GTAATGAAAAGATCCCACGAAGCCAGGCAGAAGCTGCTTCGTCTTGGAATCTTCCGGAAAGTTGAAGTCGTTATTGACACCTCCAGGG GTGAAGACGCTCTCCCCAACGGCCTCGATGTGACGTTCGAGGTCACCGAGCTGAGGCGGATGACCGGCAGTTACAACACTATGGTCGGGAACAATGAAGGAAGCATG GTGCTCGGAATGAAGCTGCCCAATGTGTTTGGCCGGGCCGAGAAGCTCACCTTTCAGTTCTCCTACGGCACCAAAGAGACATCCTACGGCCTTTCCTTTTTCAAACCGCAAGTGGGGAACTTTGAACGCAA CATCACACTCAACGCCTACAAAGTAACCGGACAGTTTCCGTGGAGTTCGCTGAGGGAGACGGATCGTGGCGTCTCAGCCGAGCTAAAT TTTCCTCTATGGAAGACCAACCAAACCCTGAAGTGGGAAGGCGTGTGGAGAGATTTAGGATGTCTGGCTCGCACCGCCTCCTTCGCTGTTCGGGAGGAGAGTGGACATTCTCTCAAGTCTTCACTCGCG catgccATGGTCATCGACACCAGAAACTCCTCCATCCTGCCAAGGAAAGGCGGCCTCTTGAAAATCCATCAG GAGCTTGCTGGTTACACGGGAGGAGATGCCAGTTTCCTCAAGGAGGACTTTGAAATTCAGCTCAATAAAAGCCTCTTCTGGGACTCT gtTCTGTCTGCCTCCTTGTGGGGCGGTTTGCTGTTGCCTATTGGTGACAAGCCAACAAGCATAGCAGACAG GTTTTATCTGGGTGGCCCGACCAGTATTCGAGGTTTCAGCATGTACAGCATGGGCCCGCAAAGTGAAG GCGATTACCTAGGAGGAGAAGCTTACTGGGCAGGCGGCGTTCACCTCTACACTCCGCTGCCCTTCCGGCCTGGCAGGGGGGGCTTTGGCGACCTCTTCCGAACGCATTTCTTCCTCAACGCCGGGAACCTTTGTAACCTTAACTACG GGGAGGGCCCTCAAGCACATTTGAAGAAGCTGGCAGAGTGCATCCGCTGGTCATATGGGCTTGGCATCGTGTTGCGTTTAGGCAACATTGCCAGACTGGAGCTGAATTACTGCATTCCCATGGGAGTTCAGAGTGGAGACAG GATATGTGATGGGGTCCAATTTGGGGCAGGAATACGGTTCCTCTGA
- the LOC127597468 gene encoding protein brawnin isoform X2 — MPAGVSWTRYLRMYGASILAMFAGAQAVHQYYLPDLTIPEVPPKPGELRTELRGFKLREAAAQQQMETKPKMN; from the exons ATGCCCGCTGGGGTGTCGTGGACTCGTTACCTAAGGATGTACGGAGCCAGTATACTGGCCATGTTTGCAGGGGCACAGGCGGTCCACCAGTACTACTTACCCGACCTG aCTATACCAGAGGTCCCACCAAAGCCTGGCGAGCTTCGGACCGAATTGCGAGGCTTCAAACTCAGAGAAGCAGCTGCACAGCagcaaatggaaacaaaacctAAGATGAACTAA